DNA from Halobaculum sp. XH14:
AACGCGGACGTCCGAGCGGTCGGCCGCGCGGAGCGTCACGTCGCCGACCTGCCCGACGACGGCCAGCGACTCGGCGTCCTCGAGCGCGACGGTTCTGGTCTCTTCCTCCCGCGTGCCGACGAACGGCGTGAGGCCGGTACAGCCGGCCAGCGAGGTGAGGGCAGCGGCGGCACCGCCGGCGAGCAAGCGCCGCCTCGTTGGGTCGTGGTTCACGCCCGAACCTACTGCACGCCATCACTTATAGCGGGACCGACGGCTGTCCGTCGGCCAAGGCGTCCGAACGTTTATACGTGGTCGTGGAATCGCCGCCTGCGTTCGCTGCATCGAGCCAGCACCCGCCGGCATCGCGGTCGGTCGTCTCTGGCCACGATGCCTCCGGCGTCACGTGGCCGTCGGACTCCCGGGTTCGGACGGACCCTCGCGGGACCGCGTCTCAAAACGAGACGACGCCGGAGATCTCGAACCGCACGCCGCCCGCCTCCGACTCGGTCACCGACACCGTCCAGCCGTGCGCGTCGGCGATCTCGCGGACGATGCTCAGCCCGTAGCCCGTCCCCGTCGCGGAGTTCGTGTAGCCGCGCGTGAACACGAGCTCCGGCTCGTCCTCGTCGATGCCGGGGCCGTCGTCGGCGACGAAAAAGCCCGACTCGTCCGGGAGCGTTCCCACGGTCACCTGCACCGCCGGGCCGGCGTGTTCGACCGCGTTGCGAAACAGGTTCTCGAACAGCTGCCTGAGCCGGTCGGGGTCCGCCTCGAACCGGAGGTCGGTCTCGCCGGTGAGGCCGGCGTCGTCCTCGGCGACGACCTGCCAGCTGTCGGCGACGTGGGGTCCGAGCGAGACGAACTCCGTGTCCGTGACCGGTTTCCCCTGTCTCGCGTATTCGAGCATATCCTCGACGGTCGCTTCGAGCCGCGAGAGCGCGTTTCGCGCCTCCTCGACCTGTGTCTCGGTCCCCCCGTCGGCCGTGTCGGACGCGAGCTCGAGGCGGCCGTCCGCGACCATCAGCCCGTTCTTCAGGTCGTGTGAGACCATGCTGGCGAACTCGTCGAGCAGGTCGTTCTGCTGGCGGAGCTGTTCCTCGCGCCGGACGCGGTTCAGCGCGGAGACGACGTGGCCCACGAGCAGTCGCGCGAGCTCGTAGTCCGTCTCGTCGAACGACTCCAGCTCGTCGGAGACGGCCTGGAACACGCCGACCTCGCCGATCGGGAGGCTGAGCGCCGAGCGATACTCCCCCAGCGGACGCACGTCGTCGCGCTCGCCAACGTCCTCGACGCGGAACCCCTCGCCCGTCCGGTACGTCTTCCCGGAGAGCCCCTCCTCGACGGGCATCTCGCCCACGCCCTCGGACGGGACGTCCTCGGAGACCTCGGCGGGGACGAGGAGGCCGTCGCGTTCGACCGAGAACACGCACATGTCGAACGCGAGCACCTCCGTCGCCATCTCGACGGCCGTCTCGTACACCTCCTCGCGCGTCTCGCAGGGCTCCAGCGCGGTCGTCGCCTCGTGGAGCGTCCGGAGCCGCCGCTCGTGTCGCTTGCGTTCGGTGATCTCGCGGCCGAACATCGAGAGGCCGTCCGCGGACGGGTAGGCCCGGACCTCGAGCCACGTCTCCGACTGGGTCTCGGACTTCCCGACCACGGTCGTGGGCTCCTGGGTCTCCATCGCCTCCCTGTAGGCCGGGAGGAACGGGTTCGCGTCGGTCACCTGCTCGGCCGCGAGTTCGAGGTAGTTGCTCCCGATCAGCTCCGAGCGCGACCCCTCGAACCCGTCCAGCGCGCGCTCGTTCGCCTCCGTGATCCGCCAGTCGGAGTCGACCGCCATGAAGCCGTCAGTGATCCGCCCGAGGATGCGTCGCTGCTGGCGGGTGATCTCGGCGACCCGTTCGGTCGCGCGGTAGTGGTCGACGGCCGTTCGCACCCGGTTGGCGAGCAGGTCCCAGTGGTCGTCGCCGCTCCCCTTCCGGATGTAGTCGGTGACGTTCGCCGAGATGGCGTCGCTGGCCACCGACTCGCTCCCCTGTGCCGTGTAGAGGATGACGGGGAGTTCGGGGTACTCTTCCCTGACGGCCTCCAGCAGGTCGATGCCGGTCAGTTCGGGCATCTCGTAGTCGGTGACGAGACACTGCACGTCGGCGAGCCGCCCGAGGTCCTCGGCGATCTCGACCGGCGACCGTGCCGTCTCGAACTCCAGCCCCGGGGCGCGGCGAGCCACGTTGGTCACGACGAGGTCGAGCAGCGCGTCGTCGTCGTCGACGTAGAGGACCCGGGGACTGTGTGCCATCGTCCCTACACGTCAGCGAAGAATCTTATTGCTACCGCCCCGGTTATCAGACGGGAGGTCGACCCGCGCTCGCGGCGTCCCGACGCGGCGCTGCGAGTCGGTGGCACCGAGCCGCGGGCGACGTATCACGCCGACCCCGCCGGCCGCGTCGCGTCGAGCGCGACGACCCGGCCGTCGCCGTAGATCACGTACAGTTCGTCGGCACCGTCGCCGTCCGTGTCCGCGAGCGTCGGGTGGGTGTAGATGGGCCGTTCCCTGCCGTACGTCGCCAGCACCTCGCCCGTCGCGGGGTCGACCACCGAGACGAGGCCGTCGTTCGTCGCGGCGACCACCTCCGGATCGCCGTCGCCGTCGGCGTCGCCCAGCAGCGGCGGGGGCATCATCTGCGTGTCGCCGGTCGTGAGCGTCGTCGCCCACTCCTGCTCGCCGGAGGCCGCGTCGAACGCCCGGAGCCGGTTGTCAGCGGCGCCCGCGTACAGTTCGGGCTCCCCGTCGTCGTCGCCGTCGCCGAACGCGTGGACGGCCGCCAGCGTCCCGAGGTCCGCGTGCCACTGGACCTCGCCCGTCCGTCCGTCGAGGACGCCGACGGTCCCCTCGGTCGTCGCCACGACGAACTCGCGCGCGGGGTCGTCGTCGACCTGTCCGCTCGTCGTCCAGCCGACGGCCTCGTCCCAGGTGTTCCGGCTCCAGACCGTCGTCCCGTTCCCCTCCAGCAGGACCGCCTCGTCCGCGCCCGTGCCGACCGCGAGTTCGGTCGTCCCGTCGCCGGTGAAGTCGCCCGCCTGCGGCGCGCCGTTGGTGATGCCGTCGAGGTCGCGCTCCCAGCGCAACGTCCCGTCCGGCGCGTAGACGAACAGCGTTCCGGTGACGTCGACGACCGCGATCTCCGGGCGCTCGTCGCCGGTAACGTCCGCGACCACGGGCCGCGTGAAGCCGTACTCCGAGAGCGTCTCGCGGAACTCCACCGCGCCCGTCCGTGCGTGGAAGCCGAGCAGTTCGTCGGTGGTCGAGGCGGCGTACACCTCCGCGGTCCCGTCGCCGTCGGCGTCCGCGATGGCGGGGTCGGCGACGGCGTGGAGCGTGCAGTTCGCCGGGGGGACCCCGTGCTCCCACCGGAGCGAGCCGTTGCCGGCGTGGAGCGCGGCGAGCCGACACTCACCGGTCCCGCCCGCGCCGCTGATCGGCGCGTACACCACGCCCTCGCCGGCGACGCTGCCGGCCGCGACCGGGTGGTGGTTCGCCCGGATGTCGGTGCCCGTGTCGCTCACCCAGCGTTCCGAGAGGGTGAGCCCGCCGTCCTGGAGCAGCACCGCGCCGACGCCGGCCGAGAGGAGGCCGAGGACGACGACGAGCGTGACGACGGTTCGCGGGCGCATGCCCGGACCTTCGGGGGAGCACGGATAAGCCGTGTCACCGCGGCGCGCCGTTCGACGGGCGAACCACCGGGGCTTTTCGCGTCGCCGCCGTACGTCGGGACGATGCGCCCCGGACGGCGGCCGACCGCGACCCTGCTGGGAGTCCTCCTGAGCCTCCAGGTCGTGCTCGGACGGGCGAGGGCCCACGACCTGAGCACGTCCCGGTTCGACGCGCCGATCCCCTTCCCGCTGCTGCTGGCCGGCGCGGCCGCCACGGTGCTGGCGACGGCCGCGTTGCTCGGACGAACTGGCGGCGTGCCGACCGTGACGGAGCCGCCCCGGATTTCGCTCCCGGCCCGGCCGGTCGCCCTCGCACGGTCCGTCGCGCGCGTCGGGTTCCTCCTCGCCGTCACGCTCGCCGTGCTGGACGGGCTGTTCGGCCCCAGCGTCGCCGCCGAGAACGCTGTCACCGTGTTCGTCTGGCCGGTCTGGCTGCGCGGGCTGGCGCTGCTCTCGGTCCTCGTCGGGTCGTCGTGGCCGACGCTGTCGCCGTGGCGGACGGCGTACGACTGGCTCCGTCGCCTCGAAGGAGACGACATCGCGGTGCTCGGGGAGTACCCGAAGCGACTCGCGCGCTGGCCGGCGACGGTCGGGTTCGTCGGCGGGGTCGGCGTGCTGGCGACGCTGACGCTCGTGCCGCAGTCGCCGCGCGCGACTGCGGGTCTCGTCGCGGGCTACGCCGCGGTCATGCTGCTCGGCGGGGTCTGTTTCGGGCCGACCTGGTTCCGCCGGGCCGACCTGCTGGCGGTGTTCTACGGACTGCTCGGCAGGGTCGCGGTGGTCGACCTGGACGGCGACCGGGAGGGTGACGGGGTCGACGGCGACGTGACGCTCGCGGCGCGCTACCCTTGGACCGGCTGTGTCCGTCCGGTCGCCGACGGCTCGCTCGTCGCGTTCGTCGTCGCCGCGGTCTACACGGTGAGCTTCGACGGGTTCACCAACACGCCGGAGTTCCAGACGCTGCTGTTCGGGACGCGCCGGGCGTTCGACATCGGCCCGGTCGCAAGCGTGCTGCTGTACGGTGCCGGGCTGGTCGGGTTCCTCCTCGTCTTCGGCGGGGTGGCCTGGCTCGTCGAACGGGTCGGCCGCGAGGCGGCACCGGGTGGCGGCGCGGAGTCGCGGACCGGCCGGGAGACGACGGACGGCGGCGTGGCCGCCGGGGGGACTGGCTCGTGGCGCGGGGCGGCGCTCGCGTTCGCACCGACGGTCGTTCCCATCGCGGCCGCCTACGAGGTGGCGCACAACTACCCGTACGTCTTCGAGAGCCTGGGCCGACTCGTGGCGCTCGCGCTCCGCGCGCTCGGCGTCCAGGTCGGTCCGCTCGAACCGCTAGCTTGGCTGCCGATCGAGGCGTTCTGGGCCTCCCAGGCGGTGCTGGTCGTGGTCGGTCACGTCGTCGCCGTCGTGGCCGCCCACGGCGTCGCAGTTCGGCGGTACGGCGAGGGGGCGCGCCGCGGGCACGCGCCGCTGTTGCTCCTGATGGTCGGCTACACCGTGCTTTCGCTGTGGATCGTTTCGCGTCCGGTGGTTTCGTTCGGGTGAGAACCCCCGCAGGTAGCCTTTTCAACGAAAACGGGACCAGATCGCCCGTGAGTTGACCACCAGCTCGGCGGGGCTCGCGGTTGCGCGGTCCACCCCGTCGAGAACCGGCCGAACCGCCCACCGGAACACGATTCGGACCGCCCGTCAGCCCCACCCGGAGGCAACGACTATATCCCTCCCTTCCCCACGCCCGGACATGAGCGACTCCTGTGACGCCTGTGGCGACCAGGTCGGCGACCCGCTCGCCCGGAACGTCCGGCTCTCGGTCGACCGCTCGACCGTCGACGAGCAGCGGCTCTGCCCGTCCTGTTTCGCCGACTGGATCGAGCGCTACGAGGCGGAGATGACCGCCGGATCGCCGGTCAGCGTCGACGAGGACGGCGACATCATCGTCGACTGAAACGACACGGGAACGGCGGCCTCCGGCCGCTCCCGCGTCGTGGATTCCCCGCGGACGACGCCAGCCTACTCCGTCGCGTCGTCGGCCGACTCGTCCCCGTCACCTGACTCCTCCCCGGCGCTGAGTCCGTCGTCCTCGGGACGGTCCAGCGCCCGCTCGGCGTCGTGGTGCTCCGAGTAGCCGTCGAACCAGCGCGCGATGCGCTCGATCCGGTCGACGACGTGGGCCGGTTCGCCCGACCGCGACAGCTCGTGGCCCTCGCGCGGGTACCTGACCAGCCGCGTCTCCGTCCCCTGCTTGCGGAGGATGCGGTGGAACAGGTCAGCCGTGTTCGCGGGCGTCCGGAAGTCCTGATCGGAGTGGAGCACGAGCGTCGGCGTGTCCACCTCGTGGGCGTGTGCGACCGGCGACTGCTCCCAGAGGAACTCGGGCTCCTCCCAGGGCGTCGTGTCGTAGTCGCCCTCGACCAGCTTGTACGCGCCGTCGGTCGAGCCGTAGAACCCGGTGAAGTCGTAGACGCCGCGCTGGGAGACGGCCGCGCGGAAGTAGTCCGTCCGCCCGACCGTCCAGGAGGTCATGTAGCCGCCGAAGGAGCCGCCCGTGAGGAAGACGCTGTCCTCGTCGACGTAGTCGCGTCCGGCCACCGCCTCGACGCCGGCCATGACGTCGGTCAGCGTGACGTTCCCCCAGTCGCGCTCGATGGCGCTCATGTACTCCTCGCCGAAGCCGGTCGAGCCGCGGGGGTTCGACCAGAAGACGACGTAGCCGCGCGCGGCCAGCGTCTGGAACTCGTGCCACATCGTCCCCGACGTCGTCCACATCGCGTGGGGCCCGCCGTGGACCTCCGCGACCATCGGATACGTCTCGTCCGGTTTCGCGGACTCTGTCCGCTCCTCCGAGGCGCTTCGCGCCTCGCTGAACTCCGGCGGGGTGAGCACCCACCCCTCGACGGGGCCCTGCTCGGACTCGAACTCGATGGGTTCGGGTTCGGGCACCGCGACGTCGTCGAGATAGTCGGCGTTCAGGCTGGAGAGCCGGCGCTCCTCGGATCCGTCGGCTCCGGCGGCCGTACCGCCTCCGTCCCGCCCGGGGACGAGGACGAACAGGTCCCCGGGGTGGTCCCACTCGGACTTCGTGATGGCCACCACGCCCTCGCCGACGTGTGCGCCGTTGACCGAGCCGCCGCGGTACTCGCGTTCGGGCGGTTCGCTCGCGTCGCCTGGGGCCGACCAGAGCGCCGTCGCGCCCTCGTCGGGCGTCGAGAAGTACACCCGCTCCCCGTCGGGGCCCCACTGCGGGGCGGCCTCGTAGCCGAGCCCTCGATCGATGCCGGCGGTGACGTCCACGGCCTCGTCCGTCGAGCGGTCGTACACGTGCAGGTCGGTCGGCTTGATGGACGCCTGCTCGGGATCGGTGTGCAGGCAGGCGACGCGGTCGCCGCTCGCGGAAAGCGCCATCCCGAAGCCGGTCGTCTCGTGGACCCGTTCGGCTTCGCCGGCGCCTCCCGCGGCCGCATCGTGTGCGTAGATGCTGAACCGGTAGTTGTCGTCCGGATCCTCGCCCAGATCCTTCGCCGCGTAGAACAGCGTCGTCTCGTTGCCCCACGTCGGCGCGGCGTGGTCCACGTCGCCGTCGGTGAACCGTTCGATCCCGTCCCCGTCCGACCCGTCCGTGGCGGCATCGACGTCGAGCACGTACACGTGCGAGCGCTTCCCGTCGAAGTACTGCCGTCCCGAGCGGAACACCGTCCGGTCGATGACGCGCGGGTCCGGCTCGTCCGCTTCGTACTCCTCGGGGACCGCGAAGTCGCGTCCCTCCTCGCGGTCGTCGGCGGTGACCGACTGGACGAACGCGATCCGGCTCCCGTCGGGGCTCCACTCGATGCTCGAGACGCCACCCACGACGTCGGTCACCCGCTCGGCCTCGCCGCCGTCGAGCGGGAGCACCCAGAGCTGCTGGGTGTCGTCGTCCTTGCCGCGCGTGGAGGTGAACGCGAGGCGGTCGCCCGAGGGGGAGAACCGCGGTTCGGCGTCGCTCCCCTCGGCCAGGGTGAGCCGTCGCGGCTCCGCACTGCCGTCGGTCGGCGCGACGTACACCGTCGCCTCGTACTCGTCGTCCCCGTCGGGGACGGTCCGCACGAAGGCGACCCGGTCGCCGTCCGGCGCGACCCGGGGGTCGCTCGGCTTGGCGACCTCGTGGTAGTCGCTCGCCTGAATTCGGTCCATACCGCGGGCCTCGGAGTCGGGTCGGAAAACCGTTCGGAACCCGGAAGCGCGCGGCACGAGCGTGGACGCGAGCACGCCCGTTTGCGGTGGTCGCTACCGGAACCGCGCCGGGTCGAACGCCGACGGGTCGGTGCCGGGCTCGACGCCCCGAGCCAGGTCCGCGACGACCGTCCCGCTGTACGGGCCGAGCGTGAGCCCCGTGGGGCCGTGACCGGTCGCGAGGTACGCGCCCTCGACGTCGGGCACCGGACCGATGATCGGGAGCCCGTCCCGCGAGACGGGACGGAGCCCGACCCTGGTCTCGACCGGCTCCGCGTCGGCGAGCCCCGCCGCAACCCGGAGCGCCTCGCCGTAGACGTCGTGCAGTCCGGCGAGCGTGGCCCGCGGGGCGAAGCCGGTGTCGTCCTCGCGGGTCGCCCCGACGGCGACGCGGCCGTCCGGCCAGGGGACCAGGTACTTGTGCCGGAACGGGCTGACGATGGGCCAGTCGGCCGTGTCGGCGCCCACCTCGGCGGCGGTACCGTGGCCGCCTCGGGCGTCGACGTCCAGATGAACGATCTGGCCGCGCTGGGGTTCGACCGGAATCTCGAGGCCCAGCGCGTCCGCGAACGCGCCGGACCACGCGCCGCCGGCGACGATCACCGCGTCGAACTCGCGGAACTCGCCGTCGGCGACGACGCCGGTGACCGCGGGGTCGGATTCGGCGGGCGCGTCGTCGGTGCGGACGTCGGTCACGTTCGCCGCCTCGACCGAGAGGCCGTGCGTTTCGCCGGCCTCGCGGAGCGCGGCGGCGAAGGTTCGGCCGTCGACCCTCGCCTGATCGCGGTACACCATCGCGCGCTCGGCGTCCGAGAGCGGCGGGAACAGGTCGCGTGCGTCCTCGATCGGGATCTCCTCGAACGAGTCGGGCGCGGGCGTGCCGTACTCCTCGGCCCGTCGTTCGGTCCGTCGCCTGGCGGTCTCGAACGGCTCCACCTCGTCCTCGTCGACGGCGACGCTGAGCAGGTCACACGAGCCGTAGCCGTGATCGGTGACGCCGTCGGCCTCAAGGCTGGCGACGAGGTCGGGGTAGTGTGCGGCCGCCTCGACGGCGAAGGCGAACCACGGCTCGGAGTCGGTTCGGCTGCTCGTCGCCGGCGCGACGATGCCCGCCCCGGCGTCGGTGGCTCTGCCCTCGTCGCGGCGGTCGAACAGGGTCGTCTCGACGCCCTCGCGTGCGAGGCGGTACGCGGCGGCCGAGCCGACGATGCCGCCGCCCACGACGGCGACGGAGTCGGGTTCGTTCATGCGTGGTGGTGTCGGCCGAGCCCCCTGAAGCTACGTGCCGGAGCGGAGGCTGCCGGTTCCGGTCGGGACGGGGTCGACGGTTCCGGGCCGGGGTTCGGGCGTCACTGGGTCCCGGGTCACTCGATGTCGACGCGGCCGGACGTCGCCGAGCGCAGGCGGTCGCGGAGGTCGCCCGCGTCCTCGACGGCCACCCTGGCCGCGAACGTGACCTCGGCGTCGTAGTCGGCGTCGAACTCGACGCCCTCGCTCTCCAGAATCCCGCGGACCGTCCCCGAGTCGTCGTACTCCGCGGTGAGGACGACCCGCTCGTGGGGGACCTCCTCGACGACGCCGGCGGCGTCGAGCCCCTCCTTCACGGCGCTGGAGTAGGCGCGAGCCAGGCCGCCGACGCCGAGGTTCGTTCCGCCGTAGTAGCGCGTCACGACCGCGGCGACGCGTTCGACGTCCCCCTGCTGGAGGACGTTCAGCGCGGGTTTGCCGGCCGAGCCGGTCGGCTCGCCGTCGTCGCTCGAGTACTCGCGGAGCATGACCTCGCCGGGCGACCGGGCCGTGCCGTCGCCGGCGGGAACCCGGTACGCCGGGACGTTGTGGGTGGCGTCGTCGTACTCGTCCGCGACCGCCTCCACGAACGCCTCGGCCGCCGCGACGGTGTCGGCGGGGGCGACGTGGCCGACGAACCGCGAGCCGCGCACCTCGAACTCGGCGGCTGCGCGGCCGGAGACGGTCAGGTACGGCTCCATACCTCGACTCAGTGACGCGGGGCCAAAGGGTTACTCGTCCGCGCGCTCGCCGGCCGTCGTTCCCGCGGTGCCGTCCACAGCCCCGTCCGCGGCCCCGCGGGACTCGGGCAGTTCCGGGTCGCCGACGAACAGCGCGAGAAACAGCAGCGCGCCGCCGATCTGGACCACGTATGCCACCAGCGCAATCGGGTCGGTTGCGAGGTGTGCCGCGATCTCGCCGACCGGGTTCGTTACGTCGTGGCTCGGCACGAGGCCGCCGTGGTCGGTGAGGTGCCACCAGGCGTAGCCCGCGGTGTAGGCGAGGAGCACGCCGGCCGAGAGCGAGTAGATGCGGCGGTGTCGCGCCCCGCGGACGATCGCGGTCGCCAGCCCCAGCAGGAGCAGCGCCGAGGGGACGAACAGGTAGCCCCGCGGGTCCGCGAACGACGCGAGCGGCAGGTACACCAGCAGCTTCGGCAGCCCTTCGAGGAGGTGGATGGCGGCGCTCACGACCGCGGCCTGCACCGCGAGCAGTCGGAGGAGGGTCGCCGTGCGGTCGTCCATGACGGGGAGTCGGGTACGGTGGGCGAAGAGAGCGTCGGTTCGCCGGGCGCGTTCGACGTACGCACCACTGCGGGGTCGACGGTGTGTGAAGCGTGCGTGGAGTCACGCGGAGGCGACCACGACGCGACGGGCCCGAACCGGCGACGCGACGGGCCCGAACCGGCGACGCGGCGGGTCCGAAAAATGGGACGCTGCGATGGTGCCGTGAGCCGAAACGCTGCGACGCCTCAGTTTCCGCCGGGCGTGTCGGTTCCGCCGGGGGTGCCGGTCGCGGTGCCGTTTCCGGTTCCGTTCCCGGTCCCGTCGCCGCCGGCGGTTCCGTCCTCCTCCCACCAGTCGTCGGTATCGAGGATCGCGTCCTCCTCGTCCTCGGCGACCGGGCTGACGTCGACGGTGATGAGCTGTTCGTTGTCCCCGAACGGTGCCCACTCCCGGTTCATCTCGAACACCTGCGGCTGGTTCGGATCGTCGTCCGCGTCGACGACGAACCCGAACTCGTCGTCGTACTCGCCGATCTCCGCCTCCTCGACCACGAACAGCGGGACCGTCTCGCCGGTGTTCAACCACCTGATCATCCGGGTGTCGTAGTCCGAGAAGTAGCTGTCCCGGACGTCGCCGTAGTTGGGGGTCCACTCCACGACGTCGGAGACGAAGGTGAACCGGGCGGCTGGCCGGAAGTTGCTGACGAAGATCAGCGCCTGCCAGCCCTCGGTGAGCACGCCGTCGTCGCCCTCCTGTGCGCTCGCCGCGCCCGAGGCGACGGCGCCCATCCCCGCGGTCGCCACCGCGCTCTTTTTGACGAACGACCGACGCGACTCGTCACCGATCAGCCGATCTACCGGGTTTTCCTCGGTCATAGTAGTCCCTCCCGGGAGAGGACGGGACGGCCTCCGCGGGGAAAAGCGGAGAGATAGTTAACACGCCGCTGGCACGGGTTACTTCGAGTACGCTCGGCTTCAGCGGCACGGCCCCGGGGTGCACGGACCCCGGTTGCACCGCTCTAACGTTCCGGTAAGGAGGGCTGACGTCGTGTTCGACTCCGGTTCGTGCGCGGTTCGGCCGGCCGTGACGACTCGCGGACCGGCGGTGAAATCCGGGATTCCGGCGAAGCGGGAGCCACAGGGTCCGTTCACGGCCGCCTCTGCGAGCGGTCGAGACTGCCCGGCACGTCGACCACGCGTCCGGCGCGCGGCGACCGTCCTCCGCGGCGAGCGGTCCTCCCCCGTTCGCCCGAGCGGACCGGCGCGGCGACCGTCCGGCTCCGGCGTCGTGGGCCACGTCCCGCCGCAGGTCCGTCCCCCCGAGTCAGAACTCCACGCTCCGCACGTACGGCAGTTCCCGGATCTCGACGAGCAGGTCGCCCGGGACCTCCGCGTCGGTGATGACGTACAGCTTCGGGTCGTCGGCGAACTCCGGGTCGTCCGAGAGCACCTGCCGGAGCGAGATGCCCGTCTCCGCGAGCATCGTGGTGATGTCGGCGACGATGCCCGAGGCGTCGGGGTCGCCGACCTCGACGGTGAGCACCGTCAGGTCCAGCACCGGCGCGAGGTCCATCAGGCTCGGGACCGCGGTGATGTTGCCGAAGATGCGCCGGAGCTCCTCGTCCTCGAGGATGGCGGTCGTCGTCGCGTCCACGACCCGGCGGTCGACGTCGGCCTCGCGGGCGATGCCGGTGTCGGCGATCTCGATGCCGCCCGAGACGACCCGGCCCTCGTCGTTCACGGAGAAGCCCCGCTCGAGCAGCAGCCGGATGACCGCCTGCTGACCCGGCGATCCCTCGAACTTCCCCATGATCTCGTCGAACATCGCTCGTTCGTGGTGGCGGCCGCGGCGGACATAATCGTTCGGTGTTGACGAGTCGTGGTCGTTCGGTGTTGACGAGTCGTGGCGGGCTGGTGAAGTGCGGGCTGGTCGGTCCTCCCGCTCGAACGCGGCCGTCGTCGACTTCCGTGTCGGTTCCCGCGTTGATTCCGCCGTCGATTTGATCGCTTCGAGAGCCCCCGCAGCGCTCGACTCGGTGCGGCCGTTCACGGGAGCCAAGCCCTCGTGACCGCCGCGCGCCGGGTGGACCGG
Protein-coding regions in this window:
- a CDS encoding hybrid sensor histidine kinase/response regulator — translated: MAHSPRVLYVDDDDALLDLVVTNVARRAPGLEFETARSPVEIAEDLGRLADVQCLVTDYEMPELTGIDLLEAVREEYPELPVILYTAQGSESVASDAISANVTDYIRKGSGDDHWDLLANRVRTAVDHYRATERVAEITRQQRRILGRITDGFMAVDSDWRITEANERALDGFEGSRSELIGSNYLELAAEQVTDANPFLPAYREAMETQEPTTVVGKSETQSETWLEVRAYPSADGLSMFGREITERKRHERRLRTLHEATTALEPCETREEVYETAVEMATEVLAFDMCVFSVERDGLLVPAEVSEDVPSEGVGEMPVEEGLSGKTYRTGEGFRVEDVGERDDVRPLGEYRSALSLPIGEVGVFQAVSDELESFDETDYELARLLVGHVVSALNRVRREEQLRQQNDLLDEFASMVSHDLKNGLMVADGRLELASDTADGGTETQVEEARNALSRLEATVEDMLEYARQGKPVTDTEFVSLGPHVADSWQVVAEDDAGLTGETDLRFEADPDRLRQLFENLFRNAVEHAGPAVQVTVGTLPDESGFFVADDGPGIDEDEPELVFTRGYTNSATGTGYGLSIVREIADAHGWTVSVTESEAGGVRFEISGVVSF
- a CDS encoding PQQ-binding-like beta-propeller repeat protein, which translates into the protein MRPRTVVTLVVVLGLLSAGVGAVLLQDGGLTLSERWVSDTGTDIRANHHPVAAGSVAGEGVVYAPISGAGGTGECRLAALHAGNGSLRWEHGVPPANCTLHAVADPAIADADGDGTAEVYAASTTDELLGFHARTGAVEFRETLSEYGFTRPVVADVTGDERPEIAVVDVTGTLFVYAPDGTLRWERDLDGITNGAPQAGDFTGDGTTELAVGTGADEAVLLEGNGTTVWSRNTWDEAVGWTTSGQVDDDPAREFVVATTEGTVGVLDGRTGEVQWHADLGTLAAVHAFGDGDDDGEPELYAGAADNRLRAFDAASGEQEWATTLTTGDTQMMPPPLLGDADGDGDPEVVAATNDGLVSVVDPATGEVLATYGRERPIYTHPTLADTDGDGADELYVIYGDGRVVALDATRPAGSA
- a CDS encoding DUF7569 family protein — protein: MSDSCDACGDQVGDPLARNVRLSVDRSTVDEQRLCPSCFADWIERYEAEMTAGSPVSVDEDGDIIVD
- a CDS encoding S9 family peptidase, which encodes MDRIQASDYHEVAKPSDPRVAPDGDRVAFVRTVPDGDDEYEATVYVAPTDGSAEPRRLTLAEGSDAEPRFSPSGDRLAFTSTRGKDDDTQQLWVLPLDGGEAERVTDVVGGVSSIEWSPDGSRIAFVQSVTADDREEGRDFAVPEEYEADEPDPRVIDRTVFRSGRQYFDGKRSHVYVLDVDAATDGSDGDGIERFTDGDVDHAAPTWGNETTLFYAAKDLGEDPDDNYRFSIYAHDAAAGGAGEAERVHETTGFGMALSASGDRVACLHTDPEQASIKPTDLHVYDRSTDEAVDVTAGIDRGLGYEAAPQWGPDGERVYFSTPDEGATALWSAPGDASEPPEREYRGGSVNGAHVGEGVVAITKSEWDHPGDLFVLVPGRDGGGTAAGADGSEERRLSSLNADYLDDVAVPEPEPIEFESEQGPVEGWVLTPPEFSEARSASEERTESAKPDETYPMVAEVHGGPHAMWTTSGTMWHEFQTLAARGYVVFWSNPRGSTGFGEEYMSAIERDWGNVTLTDVMAGVEAVAGRDYVDEDSVFLTGGSFGGYMTSWTVGRTDYFRAAVSQRGVYDFTGFYGSTDGAYKLVEGDYDTTPWEEPEFLWEQSPVAHAHEVDTPTLVLHSDQDFRTPANTADLFHRILRKQGTETRLVRYPREGHELSRSGEPAHVVDRIERIARWFDGYSEHHDAERALDRPEDDGLSAGEESGDGDESADDATE
- a CDS encoding NAD(P)/FAD-dependent oxidoreductase, coding for MNEPDSVAVVGGGIVGSAAAYRLAREGVETTLFDRRDEGRATDAGAGIVAPATSSRTDSEPWFAFAVEAAAHYPDLVASLEADGVTDHGYGSCDLLSVAVDEDEVEPFETARRRTERRAEEYGTPAPDSFEEIPIEDARDLFPPLSDAERAMVYRDQARVDGRTFAAALREAGETHGLSVEAANVTDVRTDDAPAESDPAVTGVVADGEFREFDAVIVAGGAWSGAFADALGLEIPVEPQRGQIVHLDVDARGGHGTAAEVGADTADWPIVSPFRHKYLVPWPDGRVAVGATREDDTGFAPRATLAGLHDVYGEALRVAAGLADAEPVETRVGLRPVSRDGLPIIGPVPDVEGAYLATGHGPTGLTLGPYSGTVVADLARGVEPGTDPSAFDPARFR
- a CDS encoding IMPACT family protein, with the protein product MEPYLTVSGRAAAEFEVRGSRFVGHVAPADTVAAAEAFVEAVADEYDDATHNVPAYRVPAGDGTARSPGEVMLREYSSDDGEPTGSAGKPALNVLQQGDVERVAAVVTRYYGGTNLGVGGLARAYSSAVKEGLDAAGVVEEVPHERVVLTAEYDDSGTVRGILESEGVEFDADYDAEVTFAARVAVEDAGDLRDRLRSATSGRVDIE
- a CDS encoding twin-arginine translocation signal domain-containing protein, which encodes MTEENPVDRLIGDESRRSFVKKSAVATAGMGAVASGAASAQEGDDGVLTEGWQALIFVSNFRPAARFTFVSDVVEWTPNYGDVRDSYFSDYDTRMIRWLNTGETVPLFVVEEAEIGEYDDEFGFVVDADDDPNQPQVFEMNREWAPFGDNEQLITVDVSPVAEDEEDAILDTDDWWEEDGTAGGDGTGNGTGNGTATGTPGGTDTPGGN
- a CDS encoding amino acid-binding protein, which encodes MFDEIMGKFEGSPGQQAVIRLLLERGFSVNDEGRVVSGGIEIADTGIAREADVDRRVVDATTTAILEDEELRRIFGNITAVPSLMDLAPVLDLTVLTVEVGDPDASGIVADITTMLAETGISLRQVLSDDPEFADDPKLYVITDAEVPGDLLVEIRELPYVRSVEF